Proteins encoded by one window of Homoserinimonas aerilata:
- a CDS encoding ECF transporter S component — MSSTAFTAPKRNHRWRVVDIVVASVIGVAAGLIFVVWNSAYEPLSAPLKAALPGLQALSYGMWLFAGVITALVIRKPGAALYGELLAATVSALIGNVWGPLTLVSGIVQGLGAELVFAIFLYANWRVYVAVLAGMGAGLAMAINDLVLWYAGADALFSTVYVIASIISGAVLAGLLSWLAARGLAKTGALNRFAAGREATVEA, encoded by the coding sequence ATGAGCAGCACAGCTTTCACCGCCCCCAAGCGCAATCACCGTTGGCGTGTCGTCGACATCGTCGTCGCCAGCGTCATCGGCGTCGCGGCCGGCCTGATCTTCGTCGTCTGGAACAGCGCCTACGAGCCGCTCAGTGCCCCCCTGAAGGCGGCGCTGCCCGGGCTGCAGGCCCTCTCCTACGGTATGTGGCTCTTCGCCGGCGTCATCACGGCCCTCGTCATCCGCAAGCCGGGCGCAGCCCTGTATGGCGAGCTTCTGGCGGCGACCGTCTCGGCTCTCATCGGCAATGTGTGGGGCCCGCTCACGCTCGTCTCCGGCATCGTGCAGGGACTCGGCGCCGAGCTCGTGTTCGCCATCTTCCTGTACGCCAACTGGCGCGTGTACGTGGCCGTGCTCGCGGGCATGGGTGCCGGCCTCGCGATGGCCATCAACGACCTCGTGCTCTGGTACGCGGGCGCAGACGCGCTGTTCTCCACCGTGTACGTGATCGCCTCGATCATCTCCGGCGCTGTTCTCGCGGGCCTGCTCTCGTGGCTCGCGGCGCGCGGCCTCGCAAAGACAGGCGCGCTGAACCGCTTCGCGGCGGGCAGGGAAGCGACGGTGGAGGCCTGA
- the sufU gene encoding Fe-S cluster assembly sulfur transfer protein SufU: protein MSSSELQSLYQEIILDHSRTPIGFGLRGDAAGSSHELNPTCGDEITLELHVGPGDTATIRWEGHGCAISQASASLFTEMADGLTVDEVGERIESFRTAMRSRGTIEPDEELLGDAAVLGGVSRYVARVKCAMLAWVAAENAITQARAQ from the coding sequence ATGAGCTCCTCAGAACTGCAGAGCCTCTACCAGGAGATCATCCTCGACCACTCCCGCACGCCCATCGGCTTCGGCCTGCGCGGCGATGCGGCCGGCAGCTCCCACGAGTTGAACCCCACCTGTGGTGACGAGATCACGCTCGAACTGCACGTGGGCCCCGGCGACACGGCAACCATCCGCTGGGAGGGGCACGGCTGCGCCATCTCACAGGCATCCGCGTCGCTGTTCACGGAGATGGCCGACGGGCTGACCGTCGACGAGGTGGGGGAGCGCATCGAGTCGTTCCGCACCGCGATGCGCTCACGCGGCACGATCGAGCCCGACGAGGAACTGCTCGGTGACGCAGCGGTGCTCGGGGGCGTCTCCCGCTATGTGGCGCGCGTGAAGTGCGCCATGCTCGCCTGGGTCGCCGCAGAGAACGCCATCACGCAGGCCCGCGCGCAGTAA
- a CDS encoding cysteine desulfurase, giving the protein MISTPAVATASLTSTEIAGIRRDFPILGERVNGHPLVYLDSGATSQKPRQVLDAEREFYEKHNSAVHRGAHTLAALATEQFEDARATVARFVGAQDDEIVWTSNATEALNLVAYSLLNASLDRSADPRLRLGEGDEIVVTEQEHHANLIPWQELAARTGATLRFVPVDDEGALVLDALDSVITERARVVAFTHVSNVLGSVNPVAELVSRARQVGALVVLDACQSAPHMPLDLAALDVDFAAFSGHKMLAPNGIGVLYGRSELLNVMPPFLTGGSMITTVTMERAEYLPAPQRFEAGTQKVAQSVALAAAIDYLQTIGMDRIAAHEAELGARLVDGLSVIPGVRVLGPAAGQPRVGLASFDVTGVHSHDVGQFLDDRGIAVRVGHHCAQPLHRRLGVTSSTRASSYLYTTADEIDELIVGVAETAAFFGVGR; this is encoded by the coding sequence ATCATCAGCACACCAGCAGTCGCAACAGCTTCGCTCACCTCGACGGAGATCGCAGGCATCCGCCGCGACTTCCCGATCCTCGGTGAACGCGTGAACGGGCATCCGCTCGTCTATCTCGACTCGGGTGCCACCTCGCAGAAGCCGCGCCAGGTTCTGGATGCCGAACGAGAGTTCTACGAGAAGCACAATTCGGCCGTGCACAGGGGCGCGCACACGCTGGCTGCCCTCGCCACGGAGCAGTTCGAGGATGCCCGGGCCACGGTCGCCCGCTTCGTCGGTGCCCAGGATGACGAGATCGTGTGGACCTCGAACGCGACGGAGGCGCTCAATCTTGTTGCGTATTCGCTGCTGAATGCGAGCCTCGATCGTTCCGCCGACCCGCGGCTGCGTCTGGGGGAGGGCGATGAGATCGTCGTCACCGAGCAGGAGCACCACGCCAATCTGATTCCGTGGCAGGAGCTTGCCGCCCGCACGGGCGCGACGCTGCGATTCGTGCCTGTCGACGACGAGGGCGCGCTCGTGCTCGACGCACTCGACTCGGTCATCACCGAGCGGGCGAGGGTCGTCGCCTTCACCCATGTCTCGAATGTGCTCGGCTCGGTCAACCCTGTCGCGGAGCTCGTCTCCCGCGCGCGCCAGGTCGGTGCGCTCGTCGTGCTCGACGCCTGCCAGTCGGCGCCGCACATGCCGCTCGATCTCGCCGCGCTCGATGTCGACTTCGCCGCCTTCTCCGGGCACAAGATGCTCGCACCGAACGGAATCGGCGTGCTGTACGGTCGCAGCGAACTGCTGAACGTGATGCCGCCGTTCCTCACGGGTGGTTCCATGATCACGACCGTCACGATGGAGCGCGCCGAATATCTGCCCGCCCCGCAGCGCTTCGAGGCCGGAACGCAGAAGGTGGCCCAGTCTGTCGCCCTCGCCGCCGCCATCGACTACCTGCAGACGATCGGCATGGATCGTATCGCCGCCCACGAGGCCGAACTGGGCGCTCGTCTCGTCGACGGTCTCTCCGTCATCCCGGGTGTGCGGGTGCTCGGGCCGGCCGCCGGGCAACCGCGGGTGGGGCTCGCCAGTTTCGATGTGACCGGCGTGCACTCGCACGACGTCGGTCAGTTCCTCGACGACCGCGGCATTGCGGTGCGGGTCGGGCATCACTGCGCGCAGCCGTTGCACCGACGGCTCGGCGTGACCTCCTCGACGAGAGCGAGCAGCTATCTGTACACGACGGCTGACGAGATCGATGAGCTCATTGTCGGCGTCGCCGAGACCGCCGCGTTCTTCGGAGTCGGCCGATGA
- a CDS encoding M50 family metallopeptidase encodes MPVPVLLVIVAVAVALSVPRATWRWFGLFTTLVHELGHAVAAILTGRVVHGIRIRRNHSGDALSSGRGALGTIVSGVMGYPAPAIVGAAQLWSVANGYTAVALFAGGVALVLTLLVIRNLFGFLVVLASAATSGALWFFASPQVQSYALLVLGIALLIGSVRGLLTVISVHVSRREQLGTSDAYLLFRRTGIPSPLWLALFVGVIGGCVVFAVPLYLPA; translated from the coding sequence GTGCCCGTGCCGGTGCTGCTGGTCATCGTGGCCGTCGCTGTGGCGCTCAGCGTTCCGCGGGCTACGTGGCGGTGGTTCGGCCTGTTCACCACGCTCGTGCACGAGCTCGGCCACGCGGTGGCGGCGATCCTGACCGGGCGCGTCGTGCACGGCATCCGCATCCGTCGGAATCATTCGGGCGATGCGCTCAGCAGCGGGCGAGGTGCTCTCGGCACCATCGTCAGCGGCGTCATGGGCTACCCGGCGCCGGCGATCGTCGGCGCTGCGCAGCTGTGGAGTGTGGCCAACGGCTACACCGCCGTGGCGCTCTTCGCCGGCGGCGTCGCGCTCGTGCTGACCCTGCTGGTGATCCGCAACCTGTTCGGCTTTCTGGTGGTTCTGGCGTCGGCCGCAACGAGCGGCGCCCTGTGGTTCTTCGCGAGCCCCCAGGTGCAGAGCTACGCGCTGCTCGTGCTCGGTATCGCCCTGCTGATCGGCTCGGTGCGCGGGCTGCTCACAGTGATCAGCGTGCACGTGTCACGACGCGAGCAACTGGGTACATCGGATGCTTACCTGCTCTTTCGCAGGACCGGCATCCCGTCGCCGCTGTGGCTGGCCCTGTTTGTGGGCGTAATCGGCGGCTGTGTTGTCTTCGCCGTGCCGTTATATCTGCCGGCGTAG
- a CDS encoding winged helix-turn-helix domain-containing protein encodes MPTLTPILRSDTQGRMLAALYLHPSREYRATELAGEARVSLPTILRDIDRLVEAGFIKERTSGRNRYLSVNAEHPIFEAMATVIRYAYGPLAVLPSLLAGVPGIEEAHLFGSWAARYQGVTGSDPNDIDVVAIGNADRMRIYETAGEATAILGREVNIRAVSRDAWERHSDAFLTAVKDGPLVEISLGETAA; translated from the coding sequence GTGCCCACGCTTACGCCAATCCTGCGCTCGGATACGCAGGGGCGGATGCTCGCCGCCCTCTACCTGCATCCGTCTCGTGAATACCGCGCGACAGAACTCGCAGGGGAGGCCAGGGTGAGTCTTCCCACCATCCTCCGCGACATCGACCGCTTGGTCGAAGCAGGCTTCATCAAGGAGCGCACCTCCGGCCGCAATCGCTACCTCAGCGTCAATGCGGAGCACCCGATCTTCGAGGCGATGGCCACCGTCATCCGCTACGCATACGGCCCGCTCGCCGTGCTGCCCTCGCTCCTCGCCGGGGTGCCCGGCATTGAGGAAGCCCACCTCTTCGGCTCATGGGCGGCGCGCTACCAGGGAGTCACGGGCAGCGACCCCAACGACATCGATGTCGTAGCCATAGGAAATGCTGACCGCATGCGAATCTACGAAACAGCAGGAGAAGCCACGGCGATTCTGGGGCGTGAGGTCAACATCCGCGCGGTCAGCAGAGATGCCTGGGAACGACACTCGGATGCCTTCCTGACGGCAGTCAAGGACGGGCCTCTGGTTGAGATTTCTCTCGGCGAGACCGCAGCATGA
- a CDS encoding DUF1801 domain-containing protein, protein MTDRDDVTAFIDRVPSDIRREDARIMIDLIERITGIAPGLWGPTIVGFGQYHYRYASGREGDAPAAGFSPRKAATTIYLPDGVGAHADALGRLGPHSTGVGCLYIKRLSEVDLAVLEGIITASWKTVTDGTFGHRAAESSKNSGDENT, encoded by the coding sequence ATGACAGACCGCGACGACGTCACCGCATTCATCGACCGGGTTCCGAGCGACATCCGTCGAGAGGATGCGCGCATCATGATCGACCTGATCGAGCGCATCACAGGCATCGCCCCGGGGCTGTGGGGCCCCACGATCGTGGGCTTCGGCCAGTACCACTACAGGTACGCGAGCGGTCGTGAGGGCGACGCGCCCGCCGCCGGGTTCTCGCCGCGCAAGGCGGCAACAACGATCTACCTGCCCGACGGGGTGGGTGCCCACGCCGATGCGCTCGGCCGGCTCGGCCCGCACAGCACCGGTGTCGGCTGCCTCTACATCAAGCGGCTCTCCGAGGTTGACCTCGCCGTGCTGGAGGGCATCATCACCGCGTCGTGGAAGACGGTCACCGACGGCACCTTCGGCCACCGCGCCGCAGAATCATCGAAAAACAGTGGTGACGAAAACACCTGA
- a CDS encoding DEAD/DEAH box helicase, producing the protein MARTEPDPSSGRGEGADGSTAGDTARWRETLGDYLTTVPDATPTPYTQLALQLELRELIPRTTHRWNGPVTRAVGRTDEPSAACRLGARPVARTARGWSRGNLSWTNLPHQLNRQNLDPEQQRWFSQFAALYRAADLLGTGRDADWVMLDDYTNPVLWALLEQARSLGILVVGASGTEVRVAQAAEPVLDMRRDTAGGIRVEPQLLIDGRDHDIQHARAIGAHGVYAFDDGKPRTIVIAPAPTTSETGAPGRFTPEQLQLLGGRGRIGDGIDVPADGVDEFTGSFLPELLDRTAVRSGDSTVKIPPPAPPRLVLTATHRPRHVLDLEWHWTSQRRGTPPTLAEVIPAGILPDEWMPDARLNVNGGLPSPVTLRGIDAAEFATRELSALKRLPGVDVVIAGVKADYRELTGTPKLSVSAVPSEKVDWFDLGVTVTVDDRTIPFTPLFKALAAGKRRLLLVDGTHLSLQHPLFAPLADLIAEAAELAEWDTVPVIGRHQTSLWADFEDLADEAEPALEWRELLADAAGDGPRPVDPPPSLTAELRPYQAEGFSWLAHLWRHRLGGVLADDMGLGKTVQALALMQHAHDTDATAPFLVVAPTSVAPGWVAEAARFTPGLTVRHVTSTEAAGGLRIADVAAGAHIVVTSYALLRLDFDAYQAVATSTGWSGLVLDEAQFVKNRMSRIHECARDLQVRFTLALSGTPMENSLTELHALFAIVAPGLFASPRRFAEDYVRPIERPAAGISTGVGAGNAPAVAEGMRAERLAKLRRRIRPFMLRRTKQAVAADLPEKQEQTIVVELAPEHREVYELYLTRERRKLFGLLDDLDRNRMIVFRSLTLLRMLALDASLIDPANGGVPSSKLDALFEQLDDVVAEGHRALVFSQFTGYLRKAAERLDAAGIRYQYLDGSTRDRQAVISAFKEGEAPVFLISLKAGGFGLNLTEADYVFLLDPWWNPAAEDQAIDRTHRIGQHRNVMVYRMIAADTIEEKVMALGRRKAALFDAVIDDEQLFGSALTAEELRELLG; encoded by the coding sequence ATGGCCCGCACCGAACCCGACCCGTCATCAGGCCGGGGCGAGGGCGCAGACGGCAGCACTGCAGGCGACACCGCCCGGTGGCGCGAAACCCTCGGCGACTATCTGACGACGGTGCCGGATGCGACGCCCACGCCATACACACAGTTGGCTCTTCAACTCGAGCTGCGAGAACTGATCCCGCGCACCACCCACCGGTGGAACGGCCCCGTCACGCGCGCCGTCGGGCGCACGGACGAGCCATCGGCGGCATGCAGGCTCGGCGCGAGGCCCGTTGCCCGCACCGCGCGCGGCTGGTCGCGCGGCAACCTCAGTTGGACGAATCTGCCGCACCAACTCAACCGACAGAATCTGGACCCGGAGCAGCAGCGCTGGTTCAGCCAGTTCGCGGCGCTGTACAGGGCGGCCGACCTGCTCGGCACGGGCCGCGACGCCGACTGGGTGATGCTCGACGACTACACGAACCCCGTGCTGTGGGCGCTGCTCGAGCAGGCGCGCAGCCTCGGCATCCTCGTCGTCGGGGCCAGCGGCACCGAGGTGCGCGTCGCCCAGGCCGCCGAGCCGGTGCTTGACATGCGCAGGGATACTGCGGGCGGCATCCGTGTCGAACCCCAACTGCTCATCGATGGTCGCGATCACGACATCCAGCATGCTCGTGCGATCGGTGCCCACGGCGTCTACGCCTTCGACGACGGTAAGCCGCGCACGATCGTGATCGCACCGGCCCCCACGACCAGCGAGACCGGCGCACCAGGCCGGTTCACCCCGGAACAGCTCCAGCTGCTCGGCGGTCGCGGCCGCATCGGAGACGGGATCGACGTGCCCGCCGACGGCGTCGACGAGTTCACCGGCAGCTTCCTGCCCGAACTGCTCGACCGCACTGCGGTGCGCAGTGGCGACAGCACCGTGAAGATCCCGCCGCCCGCACCACCGCGGCTCGTGCTCACGGCAACCCACCGCCCCCGCCATGTACTCGATCTGGAGTGGCACTGGACATCGCAGCGCCGCGGCACCCCTCCCACGCTCGCCGAGGTGATCCCCGCAGGCATCCTGCCCGACGAGTGGATGCCCGACGCCCGGCTGAATGTGAATGGGGGCCTGCCCTCGCCCGTGACCCTCCGAGGCATCGACGCCGCAGAATTCGCCACACGCGAGCTGTCCGCGCTGAAACGGCTGCCCGGCGTGGATGTGGTCATCGCCGGCGTGAAAGCCGACTACCGCGAGCTCACCGGAACACCCAAACTCTCCGTCTCGGCCGTGCCGAGTGAGAAGGTCGACTGGTTCGACCTCGGCGTCACGGTTACCGTCGACGACCGCACGATACCGTTCACACCGCTGTTCAAGGCGCTCGCCGCGGGTAAGCGCCGGCTGCTGCTCGTCGACGGCACGCACCTTTCGCTGCAGCATCCGCTCTTCGCGCCGCTCGCCGATCTCATCGCCGAGGCCGCCGAGCTCGCCGAATGGGACACCGTGCCCGTCATCGGCCGGCACCAGACGAGCCTGTGGGCCGACTTCGAGGATCTCGCCGATGAGGCCGAGCCAGCACTCGAATGGCGTGAACTGCTCGCGGATGCGGCCGGAGACGGCCCGCGGCCGGTCGACCCGCCGCCCAGTCTCACCGCGGAGTTGCGGCCCTACCAGGCCGAAGGTTTCTCCTGGCTCGCCCACCTCTGGCGGCACCGGCTCGGCGGCGTGCTCGCCGACGACATGGGGCTCGGCAAGACGGTGCAGGCGCTCGCGCTCATGCAGCACGCCCACGACACGGATGCGACGGCGCCGTTCCTTGTCGTCGCCCCCACTTCCGTCGCCCCCGGCTGGGTGGCCGAGGCGGCCAGATTCACGCCGGGCCTCACGGTGCGTCACGTGACCTCGACGGAGGCTGCGGGCGGGCTGCGCATCGCGGATGTCGCGGCGGGGGCCCACATCGTCGTGACCAGCTACGCGCTGCTGCGTCTCGACTTCGATGCCTATCAGGCGGTAGCCACGAGCACCGGATGGTCGGGGCTTGTGCTCGATGAGGCCCAGTTCGTGAAGAACCGCATGTCACGCATCCACGAATGTGCCCGAGACCTGCAGGTGCGGTTCACGCTCGCCCTCAGCGGCACGCCCATGGAGAACTCACTCACCGAGCTGCACGCCCTGTTCGCGATCGTCGCACCGGGCCTGTTCGCCTCCCCGCGCCGATTCGCCGAAGACTATGTTCGCCCGATCGAGCGCCCGGCCGCCGGCATCAGCACGGGCGTCGGAGCAGGCAACGCACCTGCTGTGGCGGAGGGCATGCGCGCCGAGCGCCTCGCCAAACTGCGGCGACGCATCCGCCCATTCATGCTGCGCCGCACCAAGCAGGCTGTCGCCGCGGACCTGCCGGAGAAGCAGGAGCAGACCATCGTCGTGGAGCTCGCGCCGGAGCATCGCGAGGTCTACGAGCTGTATCTCACGCGCGAGCGCCGCAAACTGTTCGGGCTGCTCGACGACCTCGACCGCAATCGCATGATCGTGTTCCGGTCGTTGACGCTGCTGCGGATGCTCGCACTCGATGCCTCCCTCATCGACCCCGCGAACGGCGGGGTGCCGTCGAGCAAACTCGACGCGCTGTTCGAACAGCTCGACGACGTCGTTGCGGAGGGGCACAGGGCGCTCGTCTTCAGCCAGTTCACCGGCTATCTGCGCAAGGCGGCCGAACGCCTCGACGCGGCGGGCATCCGCTATCAGTACCTCGACGGCAGTACCCGTGACCGGCAGGCCGTCATCAGCGCGTTCAAGGAGGGGGAAGCGCCCGTGTTCCTGATCAGTCTGAAGGCTGGCGGCTTCGGGCTCAACCTCACCGAGGCCGACTACGTGTTCCTGCTCGACCCGTGGTGGAACCCCGCCGCCGAAGATCAGGCCATCGACCGCACGCATCGCATCGGGCAGCACCGCAACGTCATGGTCTACCGGATGATCGCTGCCGACACGATAGAGGAGAAGGTCATGGCGCTCGGCCGGCGCAAGGCGGCACTGTTCGACGCGGTAATCGACGACGAGCAGCTGTTCGGTTCGGCGCTCACTGCAGAAGAGCTACGAGAACTGCTCGGCTGA
- a CDS encoding RNA polymerase sigma factor, with product MKQPFERVVHEHAATVLRVCRAVLGPHTDADDAWSETFLAALRAYPQLPDDANMEAWLVTIAHRKAIDVTRERQRRAVPVAEVPERATPLPEADHELWDAVGHLPDKQRKTIAYHYLGGLPFAQVAEILGGTNAAARRAASDGIATLRRHYRTDSSLNTTGDPR from the coding sequence ATGAAACAGCCTTTCGAACGGGTCGTGCACGAGCACGCAGCGACCGTGCTGCGCGTGTGCCGCGCCGTACTCGGCCCCCACACGGATGCGGACGACGCGTGGTCGGAGACATTCCTGGCCGCGCTGCGCGCCTACCCGCAGTTGCCGGATGACGCCAACATGGAGGCCTGGCTGGTCACGATCGCGCACCGCAAGGCGATCGATGTGACGCGCGAGCGGCAACGCCGAGCGGTGCCGGTCGCCGAGGTCCCGGAGCGAGCCACGCCCCTGCCCGAGGCAGACCATGAGCTGTGGGATGCGGTGGGCCACCTCCCCGACAAACAGCGCAAGACGATCGCGTACCACTACCTGGGCGGGCTGCCCTTCGCGCAGGTCGCCGAGATCCTCGGTGGCACGAATGCGGCGGCCAGGCGGGCCGCATCCGATGGCATCGCCACACTGCGGCGGCACTACCGCACCGACTCTTCCCTGAACACGACAGGAGATCCACGATGA
- a CDS encoding methylated-DNA--[protein]-cysteine S-methyltransferase produces the protein MTNTNEAQALYELTDPTAAQLAALRGRLTDAAEGEGILDVAYTTIDTPVGSLLLAATAAGLVRVAYAREGHDAVLQTLATRLSPRILKAPKRLDAAARQIDEYFAGTRTTFDLPLDHSLSSGFRLLVQEHLPLIAYGSTESYKQLAEEVGNPRAIRAVGTACATNPLPVVVPCHRVLRSDGGLGGYIGGLDAKTALLELERAA, from the coding sequence ATGACGAACACGAACGAAGCGCAGGCTCTCTACGAGCTCACCGACCCCACCGCCGCGCAGCTGGCCGCCCTCCGGGGCAGGCTCACGGATGCCGCGGAGGGCGAGGGCATCCTCGATGTCGCCTACACGACGATCGACACCCCCGTCGGCTCGCTGCTGCTCGCCGCCACCGCCGCGGGCCTCGTGCGGGTCGCCTACGCGCGGGAGGGCCACGACGCGGTGCTGCAGACGCTTGCGACGCGGCTGAGCCCTCGCATCCTGAAGGCGCCGAAGCGGCTGGATGCGGCGGCACGGCAGATCGACGAATACTTCGCCGGCACGCGCACCACCTTCGACCTTCCTCTCGACCATTCGCTGTCGAGCGGATTCCGGCTGCTGGTGCAGGAACACCTGCCTCTCATCGCCTACGGGAGCACCGAGTCCTACAAGCAGCTCGCCGAGGAGGTCGGCAACCCGCGGGCGATCCGCGCGGTCGGCACGGCCTGCGCCACGAACCCTCTGCCCGTGGTCGTGCCGTGCCACCGCGTGCTGCGCAGCGACGGCGGGCTGGGCGGCTACATCGGCGGCCTCGACGCGAAGACGGCGCTGCTCGAACTCGAGCGCGCGGCCTGA
- a CDS encoding SGNH/GDSL hydrolase family protein: MQIPWKSFVAVGDSFTEGVGDELPDGSVRGWADMVAWGLAAASTEPITYANLAIRGRLAAPIIGAQLDAAIALHPALLSLNAGGNDILRPRVSIPALADSIGLAVERAVAGGAHVLLATGGNPSGHMPLGSLVQWRGEQLAQAVRMRLPKDGVTLVDNWADAELGRREYWAADKIHLNRRGHRRAAANALTALGVPLPELRFAAIDDETVADVPALGRVEYWQEHVLPWVGRRLRGRSSGDGRAPKIATLQPVSLPRADSADGSPRS, translated from the coding sequence GTGCAGATTCCGTGGAAGAGCTTCGTGGCGGTCGGCGACAGCTTCACAGAAGGCGTCGGCGACGAGCTGCCCGACGGCAGCGTTCGCGGCTGGGCCGACATGGTCGCCTGGGGTCTCGCGGCGGCCTCGACCGAGCCGATCACCTACGCGAACCTGGCCATCCGGGGCCGCCTCGCCGCCCCCATCATCGGGGCGCAACTCGACGCCGCCATCGCCCTGCACCCCGCCCTGCTGAGCCTCAACGCGGGCGGCAACGACATCCTGCGCCCCCGCGTCTCCATTCCGGCACTCGCCGACAGCATCGGGCTGGCCGTCGAGCGGGCCGTCGCCGGCGGTGCCCACGTTCTGCTCGCGACGGGCGGAAACCCCTCAGGGCACATGCCGCTCGGTTCGCTCGTGCAGTGGCGCGGTGAGCAGCTGGCGCAGGCGGTGCGGATGCGACTTCCGAAGGACGGCGTCACGCTTGTCGACAACTGGGCGGATGCGGAACTCGGTCGCCGCGAATACTGGGCAGCAGACAAGATCCATCTGAATCGGCGCGGGCACCGGCGCGCGGCCGCCAACGCGCTCACGGCCCTGGGTGTTCCCCTGCCTGAGCTTCGATTCGCCGCCATCGATGACGAAACGGTGGCGGATGTACCGGCGCTGGGCAGGGTCGAATACTGGCAGGAACATGTGCTGCCGTGGGTGGGGCGGCGCCTGCGCGGGCGCTCATCCGGTGACGGGCGCGCACCGAAGATCGCGACGCTGCAGCCCGTGTCGCTCCCCCGCGCTGACAGTGCCGACGGCTCCCCGCGTTCCTAG